The segment GCAGGAACCACGATCGACGGATAGGGAATGCTGAAAGTCGAACACCTCACCAAGGTCTATGAGGGGGGCACGCTCGCCCTCGAAGACGTCAACTTCGAAGTCCCGGACGGAGAGTTCCTCGCCGTGATCGGCCTGAGTGGCTCCGGCAAGTCCACACTGCTGAGATGCATCAACCGTCTGATCGAACCAACGGAAGGTCGCATCACCTGGAACGGCATCGACATCACCGCCGCTCCGCAAGATCAGCTCCGTCGCATCCGGCGCCGCATCGGCATGGTGTTCCAACACTTCAATCTGGTCCACCGGTCGAAAGTCCTCACGAACGTTCTCCAAGGCAGCCTCGGGTATGTCAACCCGGTGCTCAGTGTCGTCAACTCGTTTCCCAAAGAGCAGGTCCAACGGGCGCTTGCACAGCTCGATCGCGTGGGCCTGAGAGATCAGGCCCACAAACGCGCCGACGAACTCTCCGGCGGCCAACAACAGCGGGTCGGTGTGGCCCGAGCCATGATGCAGAACCCGGAGATGGTCCTCGCCGACGAACCCGTCGCAAGTCTCGACCCGGTGCTGGCGCACTCGATCATGCAGTACCTCGAAGTGATCAACAGAGACGACAACGTCACGGTGCTCTGCTCATTGCACTTCCTCGATCTCGTCCACCGCTATGCCGACCGCGTCATCGCACTCAAAGACGGCCACGTCGTCTTCGAAGGCCCGCCCGTCGATATCGACGACGAGAGATTCAAAGAGATCTACGGGAAGGAGGCCGAGCGCGTTGGCTGACCAAGGACCCACCAAGCGCGGTCTCCGCCACTCGCTCCTCGTCGCGCTCATCATCATCGCCGGTGTCGCTTCGGTGTCACCAAGGTCGACCTCAGTGAGATCAAGTCCGAGACCCGACGCGCCCAGCTGACCCGAGTGCTGCGTGCCCTTGCCCGTCCCGACCTCCTGACGTATGAACGTATCGACACGAACACCGACGTCCCCTTCTACATGCCCTGTCCACCGGGAGGATTCACGCCACCCGAGCAGGATCCGTTCTCGCGTCATATCACCGTCGACCCTCCCTGTGTGACGCCGGGGGACGACATCACCGTGCACGGTACGCACTTCTCGCCGAACGCCAGAGTCACACTGTATCTCGTCCCACCCTCGGGCGATCTCAAGCTGACACTCAGCCAGAGATTCCTGGCGGACGGGAACGGCGAGTTCACCCAGACCGTCTCCACGAGAGAGCGGCCCTCGGATCAGCAGCAGACCATTCGAGCGATCACTCGTGAACCCATAGGCACGATCTTCAATCGTGCCGACGTTCAGATAACCACCGCCACCGGCACCACGCTCACCGTGAAATCGCCGCGCGTCTCGCAGTCGGCGAAGGACACCTGGGACAAGATCATAGAGACCGTCTTCCTGGCCCTGCTGGCCACGACGCTCGGTGTGTTCATCGCCGTTCCCCTGTCGTTTCTCGCCGCGAGGAATCTGATGAAGGACATCAAGATTCCGTTGGTGAAACTGGCCCTGCAACTGGTCGCGATTCCCGTTGGTGCCGCCATCGGGATCATTCTGGCCCGGTGGGCACAAGACTTCAGCGCGGTGTTCACAGGCCATGCTCTGCTTGTGGTCTTCGGACTCGTCGTCCTGCCGGCCCTCGTGTATATGGCTCTGCGATGGTCGTTCCCCGCCGTCGAGGATGAACCCCCGACGCTTGGGCTTCGAATCAGTCGAAGCATCGTGCTGACCGTCGCTTCGGTAGTCGGCATCACGGTCCTGTTCCTGACGGCCGACCTCCTCAACCGGGTAGGCAGCTGGTTGGCGCCACGGCTCGCCGACTTTTCTTTCATCGGAGGTTTCGCTTCCACGATCGGTGACATCCTCGCCGCAATCATCACCGTGATCACCGCCCTCTTGGCCGCGGGAGTGCTCTCGAACATGGGTGGGCGACTCGCCATCTGGCTCCAGGGGCACCTGCCTAGTCGGGTTCTCCGCCCCCTTGCACTGCCACTGATGGCGCTGGCCGGTGCGGTGATCTTCCTGCTCATCGCCCAGGGAATCTCATGGCTGTACAGGATCAACGACCCACTCAAGATCTTCTGGGTACCCGGAGCGGTCGGTGGGGTGCTGGGCCTGCTCCTCGCCTGGCGCAAGTACAAGCAGGAGGTCGTGAACATCGGGTTGACGATCTACTACATGGCACGGACCACCTTCAACGGCATCCGATCGATCGAGCCGTTGGTGATGGTGATCGTGTTCGTGGTCTGGGTCGGTATCGGGCCGTTCGCAGGGTCCCTGGCCCTGGCGCTGCATACGATCGCCTCACTTTCAAAGCTGTATTCCGAGCAGGTGGAGAGCATCCTTCCCGGACCGCTCGAGGCCGTGCAAGCGACCGGTGCGACTCGATTGCAGACGGTCGTCTACGCGGTGATCCCGCAGATCGTTCCGCCGTACATCTCCTTCACGTTGTACCGCTGGGACATCAACGTCCGCATGTCGACGATCATCGGGTTCGCCGGTGGGGGCGGTATCGGGTTCCTGCTTCAGCAGAACATCAGACTGCTCAACTACCAGGCGGCGTCGGTGAACATGCTGGCGATCGCCATCGTGGTGGCATCGATGGACTACCTCAGCTCGAGGGTGCGGGAACGCATCGTGTAACCAAGCCTTCGTCGATGCCGGCCAGACCAAGTCGGGCCGGCATTGAGGAGAACACGGGATGTCTAGCCTTCACCCCATGAGTGCCATGATCCGCCGCACCCGCGACGTGCGAGAGCAGCAGGAACGCGATCTGCTTGCGCCCGCCGCGACGAGGTCAACGGACTCCAAAGGGCGCGAGCATCCCGAAGAGCCCGACACATACCGCACCGCGTTCGAACGTGACCGGGATCGAATCCTCCACACCAAGGCATTCCGGCGCCTCAAACACAAGACGCAGGTGTTCATCAACCCGGAGGGAGACCACTACGTCACCCGACTGACACATACGCTCCAGGTGACCCAGGTCGGTCGAGCGATGGCCGCCGACCT is part of the Actinomycetota bacterium genome and harbors:
- the phnC gene encoding phosphonate ABC transporter ATP-binding protein, yielding MLKVEHLTKVYEGGTLALEDVNFEVPDGEFLAVIGLSGSGKSTLLRCINRLIEPTEGRITWNGIDITAAPQDQLRRIRRRIGMVFQHFNLVHRSKVLTNVLQGSLGYVNPVLSVVNSFPKEQVQRALAQLDRVGLRDQAHKRADELSGGQQQRVGVARAMMQNPEMVLADEPVASLDPVLAHSIMQYLEVINRDDNVTVLCSLHFLDLVHRYADRVIALKDGHVVFEGPPVDIDDERFKEIYGKEAERVG
- a CDS encoding ABC transporter permease subunit, with the translated sequence MALRWSFPAVEDEPPTLGLRISRSIVLTVASVVGITVLFLTADLLNRVGSWLAPRLADFSFIGGFASTIGDILAAIITVITALLAAGVLSNMGGRLAIWLQGHLPSRVLRPLALPLMALAGAVIFLLIAQGISWLYRINDPLKIFWVPGAVGGVLGLLLAWRKYKQEVVNIGLTIYYMARTTFNGIRSIEPLVMVIVFVVWVGIGPFAGSLALALHTIASLSKLYSEQVESILPGPLEAVQATGATRLQTVVYAVIPQIVPPYISFTLYRWDINVRMSTIIGFAGGGGIGFLLQQNIRLLNYQAASVNMLAIAIVVASMDYLSSRVRERIV